In one Candidatus Buchananbacteria bacterium genomic region, the following are encoded:
- a CDS encoding bifunctional 5,10-methylenetetrahydrofolate dehydrogenase/5,10-methenyltetrahydrofolate cyclohydrolase, protein MSKKTAQLIDGDKISQELLLELKNKISQSKHHPGLAVILIGDDPASRRYVEKKKLACQKVGINFHGYFCGGEFYPNITEAEILEMIDWLNKDPEIDAIIIQVPIPKKFNTQTIINRISPQKDVDGFHPKNLDQAAVNSPLIKAIDLVLRETKESLQNKQAVVLAKNPIFSQPLKKNLSALGLKTRIVTPDANLSQETVQADILISIVGQPGLINKSMVKPGAIVIDLGTTLVGKNTWKGDVAKDVVEVASWLTPVPGGVGPLTVAMLLENTYQLSL, encoded by the coding sequence ATGTCAAAAAAAACCGCCCAATTAATCGACGGCGACAAAATCAGCCAGGAACTACTACTGGAACTAAAAAATAAAATCAGCCAATCAAAACACCACCCCGGTTTGGCGGTGATTTTAATTGGTGATGATCCGGCTTCCCGGCGCTACGTTGAAAAAAAGAAATTAGCCTGCCAAAAAGTTGGCATCAATTTTCATGGTTATTTTTGTGGTGGTGAGTTTTACCCAAACATTACCGAAGCTGAAATTCTTGAAATGATTGATTGGCTTAACAAGGATCCGGAAATTGATGCGATTATCATTCAGGTACCAATTCCAAAAAAATTTAATACCCAAACAATCATCAACCGAATCAGTCCCCAAAAAGATGTTGACGGCTTTCACCCCAAAAATTTAGACCAGGCGGCAGTTAATTCACCATTAATTAAAGCTATTGATCTTGTTTTACGAGAAACAAAAGAAAGCCTACAAAATAAACAGGCGGTAGTGCTGGCAAAAAATCCAATTTTTTCTCAGCCGCTTAAAAAAAATCTCTCTGCTCTCGGCCTAAAAACAAGGATTGTCACACCGGATGCCAATTTATCGCAAGAGACCGTGCAAGCCGATATTTTAATTTCTATTGTCGGACAACCCGGACTTATTAATAAATCAATGGTCAAGCCCGGTGCCATCGTTATTGATCTTGGGACCACACTTGTTGGCAAAAATACCTGGAAAGGTGATGTTGCTAAAGATGTTGTTGAAGTTGCCTCCTGGCTTACCCCCGTGCCTGGCGGCGTTGGCCCATTAACCGTTGCCATGTTATTAGAAAATACTTATCAACTAAGCCTATAA
- a CDS encoding VIT1/CCC1 transporter family protein → MIDQQTKKLILKAQKNEITEYYVYRKLSQKIKQNGNERILAEIAEDELGHYHFWEQYSGVKVGPSRFNILKYYIISRILGITFGIRLMEKGEKSAQKLYQEIAQVLPEANQVIKDEHRHEGALINLLNEERLKYVGSIVLGLNDALVELTGALAGLTFALQNAQLIAVTGLITGIAASFSMAASEYLSTKSENDGKEPLRASIYTGITYVITVLFLIAPYLIVKNIYLSLVWTIFNAIIVILLFTFYTSIAQNLPFKKRFLEMTIISLGIASLSFGVGWIVKIIFGVEV, encoded by the coding sequence ATGATTGACCAACAGACTAAAAAACTTATTTTAAAAGCCCAGAAAAACGAGATCACTGAGTATTACGTCTACCGCAAATTATCTCAAAAAATTAAACAAAATGGCAATGAAAGAATTCTGGCAGAAATTGCCGAAGACGAGCTTGGACATTATCACTTTTGGGAACAGTATTCTGGCGTCAAAGTCGGCCCCAGCCGGTTTAACATTCTTAAATATTATATTATTTCACGGATACTTGGCATTACGTTTGGTATCCGCCTCATGGAAAAGGGTGAAAAATCAGCCCAAAAACTCTACCAAGAAATTGCTCAGGTGTTACCGGAAGCAAATCAAGTCATCAAAGACGAACACCGACACGAAGGTGCACTCATCAATCTTTTAAATGAGGAAAGATTAAAATATGTCGGCTCAATTGTTCTTGGTTTAAACGATGCGCTTGTTGAACTAACTGGCGCGCTGGCCGGTTTAACCTTTGCCCTGCAAAACGCTCAACTTATTGCCGTCACTGGTCTTATCACTGGTATCGCCGCTTCATTTTCTATGGCCGCTTCTGAATATTTATCAACCAAATCAGAAAATGACGGCAAAGAGCCGCTTCGAGCGTCAATTTATACCGGCATTACCTACGTTATCACCGTATTATTTTTGATCGCTCCATATTTAATCGTCAAGAACATTTATCTGTCGCTAGTCTGGACTATTTTTAATGCTATTATCGTCATTTTGCTTTTTACTTTTTATACTTCCATCGCCCAAAACCTGCCATTCAAAAAAAGATTTTTAGAAATGACTATTATCAGTCTTGGTATTGCCTCGCTTTCTTTTGGCGTCGGCTGGATTGTCAAAATCATTTTTGGTGTTGAGGTTTAA